The Thiorhodovibrio litoralis genome includes a window with the following:
- the pdxJ gene encoding pyridoxine 5'-phosphate synthase — protein MHEQARQPILLGVNIDHVATLRQARGTRYPEPAQAALLAEQAGADAITLHLREDRRHIQDRDVALLADMLQTRMNLEMAATDEMVRIACTHRPSDCCLVPERREELTTEGGLDVAGQRSLMKTVCAELAEAGVRVSLFIDAEPKQIEAAAEVGAPVIELHTGHYADAIRHQARAEQLQRIAAGTRLGRSLGLQVNAGHGLDYHNVSAIAAIADIRELNIGHSIVARALFTGFERAVADMKTLMRDARAATGADPS, from the coding sequence ATGCACGAGCAGGCCAGGCAACCGATCCTGCTAGGCGTTAACATTGACCATGTTGCCACGCTACGTCAGGCGCGCGGCACCCGCTACCCCGAGCCCGCGCAAGCGGCACTGCTTGCCGAGCAAGCCGGTGCCGACGCCATCACCCTGCATTTGCGCGAGGACCGCCGTCACATCCAGGATCGCGATGTCGCCCTGCTGGCGGACATGCTGCAGACGCGCATGAACCTGGAAATGGCTGCCACCGATGAAATGGTGCGCATCGCCTGCACACACCGTCCCAGCGATTGCTGCCTGGTGCCGGAGCGGCGTGAGGAATTGACCACCGAAGGCGGTCTGGATGTCGCAGGCCAGCGCTCGCTAATGAAAACTGTCTGCGCCGAGCTTGCCGAGGCAGGCGTGCGAGTGTCCCTGTTTATCGATGCCGAGCCGAAGCAGATTGAGGCCGCCGCCGAAGTGGGCGCGCCCGTGATCGAGCTGCACACTGGACACTATGCCGACGCGATTAGGCATCAGGCGCGCGCTGAACAACTCCAGCGCATCGCCGCGGGCACGCGTCTTGGGCGGTCACTGGGTTTGCAGGTCAATGCTGGCCACGGGCTTGATTATCATAACGTCTCAGCCATTGCAGCCATCGCCGATATTCGCGAGCTCAACATCGGCCACTCCATCGTTGCGCGCGCACTCTTCACGGGATTTGAGCGCGCGGTGGCTGACATGAAAACCCTGATGCGAGACGCCCGCGCCGCCACGGGCGCAGACCCCAGCTGA
- the era gene encoding GTPase Era, whose protein sequence is MTEHSNRCGAIALIGRPNVGKSTLLNRLLGQKLSITSHKAQTTRDAIVGIKTIPGGQFVFVDTPGIHDRGDHALNRKLNRAARAAIADVDVAVLVVEAVKFGPEDALALRALTNTHAPVIAAINKIDRLDSKEKLLPFLPRLAERHPFAGLVPLSARTGDGVERLEQELLARLPVGENWFPEDQLTDCSSRFLAAELIREQLVRRYGDELPYQTAVTIEGFREEPDRYRINGLIWVERESQKGIIIGRGGEALKATATAAREAMQRLFEIPVHLELWVKIRKGWTRDEAAMDALTSADARL, encoded by the coding sequence CGCCTGCTTGGGCAGAAGCTGTCCATCACCTCGCACAAAGCACAGACGACCCGGGACGCCATTGTCGGCATCAAGACCATCCCTGGGGGGCAGTTTGTTTTTGTCGACACGCCCGGCATCCACGACCGCGGCGATCACGCGCTCAATCGCAAGCTCAATCGCGCCGCGCGCGCAGCCATCGCCGATGTCGATGTCGCCGTGTTGGTGGTCGAGGCGGTCAAATTCGGTCCTGAAGACGCGCTGGCCCTGCGTGCTTTGACCAACACCCATGCGCCTGTTATCGCGGCGATCAACAAAATCGACCGCCTCGATTCCAAGGAGAAACTCCTGCCCTTTTTGCCAAGGCTCGCCGAGCGCCATCCCTTCGCTGGCCTGGTGCCGCTGTCCGCACGCACTGGCGACGGCGTCGAGCGACTCGAGCAAGAACTGCTGGCCCGTCTCCCGGTCGGTGAAAACTGGTTTCCGGAAGACCAACTCACCGACTGTTCATCGCGCTTTTTGGCCGCCGAGCTGATCCGCGAGCAACTTGTGCGCCGCTATGGCGACGAATTGCCGTATCAGACTGCGGTGACCATCGAGGGCTTCCGCGAGGAACCCGACCGCTATCGCATTAACGGGCTGATTTGGGTGGAGCGCGAGTCGCAGAAGGGCATTATCATCGGCCGCGGCGGCGAGGCATTGAAAGCAACCGCCACGGCGGCCCGCGAAGCCATGCAGCGGCTGTTCGAGATTCCTGTTCATCTGGAACTTTGGGTCAAGATCAGAAAGGGCTGGACGCGCGATGAGGCTGCCATGGATGCTCTGACCTCCGCCGATGCGCGCCTTTAG
- the recO gene encoding DNA repair protein RecO: MQARLQRGFVLHRRPYANTSLLVEFFTAEEGRLAMVAKGAKRGRSPQAALLQPFQPLWLGWSGRGEVKTLTRAEAAGRAINLIGARLYCGFYVNELLMRLSPRQEAPEALFAAYQLVLDALTEPEPPDLGLRQFELRLLAAMGYELVIDRLADEGVAVRNDEHYVLIPEQGLRRALAPGPESVRGETLSRLAAGEPLDAVHRREAKALLRRALAPHLGDRPLRSRELFRPRPGAGTGQGADQQDQSHG; this comes from the coding sequence ATGCAAGCGCGACTGCAACGCGGCTTTGTCCTGCATCGCCGCCCCTATGCCAACACCAGCCTGCTAGTCGAGTTTTTCACCGCCGAGGAGGGGCGCTTGGCGATGGTGGCCAAGGGCGCCAAGCGCGGGCGCTCGCCACAGGCCGCGCTGCTGCAGCCTTTTCAACCGCTGTGGCTCGGCTGGAGCGGACGCGGTGAGGTCAAGACGTTGACCCGCGCGGAGGCCGCCGGCAGAGCGATCAACCTGATCGGCGCTAGACTGTATTGCGGCTTTTACGTCAACGAGCTTTTGATGCGGCTGTCGCCGCGCCAAGAAGCGCCAGAGGCGCTGTTTGCGGCTTATCAGCTGGTTCTCGATGCCTTGACTGAACCGGAACCGCCCGATCTGGGTCTGCGTCAGTTCGAGCTCAGGCTGCTGGCCGCCATGGGCTATGAACTGGTCATCGATCGCTTAGCCGATGAGGGGGTTGCGGTTCGCAATGACGAGCATTATGTCCTGATTCCCGAGCAGGGCCTGCGCCGCGCGCTCGCACCCGGACCCGAGTCCGTGCGAGGTGAAACCTTGAGCCGTCTGGCCGCCGGCGAACCGCTGGATGCCGTCCACCGGCGCGAAGCCAAGGCACTGTTAAGACGGGCGCTCGCGCCGCATCTTGGCGATAGGCCGCTACGCAGCCGCGAGCTATTTCGCCCGCGACCCGGCGCGGGAACGGGGCAGGGCGCAGATCAGCAAGACCAGTCTCATGGGTGA